A stretch of Vibrio aphrogenes DNA encodes these proteins:
- a CDS encoding 1-aminocyclopropane-1-carboxylate deaminase/D-cysteine desulfhydrase gives MKLANTPITQHTINGHPFYLKRDDLLHPEFSGNKARKFMALLEGDYPNITTLIGYGSPQANSLYSLAALAKLKGWQLEFYVSHIPSWLKQNPVGNYQAALNLGANIIDMASMSHDLHPTDYIQSIRKPDETCLSVPEGGRSAIAEMGIKQLAQEILDWYQQQKLESLTVALPSGTGTTAVFLNKYLAPHNIEVVTCACVGGNDYLIEQFQELVPSLHSYCEHPTILQTDLKPKHHFGKLYPADYQTWLDLSLQTGVEFDLLYDPYMWQCLQPWLEHNPNKPLMYIHQGGLLGNVSMEKRYQRKLG, from the coding sequence ATGAAATTAGCCAACACCCCTATTACTCAACACACCATCAACGGTCATCCTTTCTACTTAAAACGGGATGACCTGCTCCACCCCGAGTTTTCAGGTAATAAAGCTCGCAAATTTATGGCGTTGTTAGAAGGCGACTATCCCAATATCACCACCTTAATTGGTTATGGTTCGCCCCAAGCTAATTCACTTTATAGCCTCGCCGCCTTAGCCAAATTAAAAGGCTGGCAGCTGGAATTTTATGTGTCACACATTCCAAGCTGGCTTAAACAAAACCCAGTTGGTAATTATCAAGCTGCGCTCAATCTTGGCGCGAATATCATTGATATGGCCTCGATGAGTCACGATCTTCACCCTACTGACTATATTCAATCGATTAGAAAACCCGATGAAACTTGCTTGAGCGTACCGGAAGGTGGCCGTAGCGCCATTGCAGAAATGGGTATTAAGCAGCTGGCACAAGAGATTCTAGATTGGTATCAACAACAAAAGCTTGAAAGCCTCACCGTGGCCCTACCCTCAGGTACTGGAACAACAGCAGTATTTCTCAATAAATACCTTGCTCCACATAACATTGAGGTAGTGACGTGTGCTTGTGTTGGTGGTAACGATTATCTTATTGAGCAATTTCAAGAACTGGTGCCAAGTTTACATTCGTATTGTGAACATCCCACTATCTTACAAACCGACTTAAAACCTAAGCACCATTTTGGCAAACTCTACCCAGCCGATTATCAAACTTGGTTGGATCTTAGCCTGCAAACCGGTGTGGAATTTGACCTACTTTACGACCCTTACATGTGGCAATGTTTACAACCTTGGTTGGAACACAACCCAAACAAGCCACTGATGTATATTCATCAAGGCGGCTTGCTGGGTAATGTGAGTATGGAAAAACGCTATCAGCGTAAATTGGGTTAA
- a CDS encoding diguanylate cyclase domain-containing protein codes for MTNKKLSIIPIVLLSIIIIISIAYTIKQYSNVKKCLEDSTKTILNTSVEASYDIIDATVNESIRNYLKGIAFTIKNMVEISHTNPPPFDRHLLNNNLDQLIKNIHIGKNGYISIINPQGTLISHPFMMSKDISNIDIIKKQLSLSESFFEYPWKNPNDTSEQLKLAYTLKLHDGCIIHTSVYKDEIIDLIDKEVLKKKLSMYSFEQAGYVFVFNTKGKLILHPLYQGKSIHDIAGANIEKFITRAKKEHQGTFSYHITMPDGNIVLKTAVYKYYPNLDWVIAAGIPQKDLNESTNLLWDGLLLTLLSLILVIIGLTWGLRTHHNRILMEEKKDFLTGLNNRRSFMEYSKELNLKSNYSIIIFDIDSFKSINDRYGHDEGDKVIKAVADIFKKFESEHILVSRYGGEEFVLLLNKITKNQAYLIAELIRYKVANISHLQIKFTISAGIYECTTVENSLAEAIFHADKALYKAKESGRNKAVIYQEYFKQVDSIL; via the coding sequence ATGACCAATAAAAAATTGTCCATTATTCCAATAGTATTACTATCGATTATTATTATCATTTCTATTGCTTATACAATAAAACAATATTCCAATGTAAAGAAGTGTTTAGAAGATAGCACCAAAACCATTTTAAACACTTCGGTTGAAGCAAGCTATGACATTATTGATGCGACCGTCAATGAGTCTATCCGCAATTACTTAAAAGGAATTGCCTTCACTATAAAAAATATGGTCGAAATCTCTCATACAAATCCCCCCCCTTTTGACAGACATCTTCTAAATAATAATTTAGATCAATTAATTAAAAATATTCACATTGGAAAAAATGGCTATATCTCAATTATAAACCCGCAAGGCACTCTAATTTCTCATCCATTCATGATGTCAAAAGACATATCCAATATTGACATAATTAAAAAGCAATTATCATTATCTGAATCATTTTTTGAATATCCTTGGAAAAACCCAAATGATACAAGTGAACAATTAAAACTTGCCTATACACTTAAGCTTCACGATGGTTGTATTATTCATACTTCAGTTTACAAAGATGAAATCATCGATTTAATTGATAAAGAGGTACTCAAGAAAAAATTAAGCATGTACTCTTTTGAGCAAGCTGGTTATGTTTTTGTATTTAATACAAAAGGCAAGCTTATCTTACACCCTCTCTATCAAGGCAAATCTATTCATGATATTGCAGGGGCCAATATTGAAAAATTCATTACTAGAGCAAAAAAAGAACATCAAGGCACCTTCAGTTACCATATCACTATGCCTGATGGAAACATCGTGTTGAAAACAGCTGTCTATAAATATTACCCTAACCTTGATTGGGTTATTGCTGCAGGCATACCACAAAAAGACCTCAATGAATCAACCAACCTATTATGGGATGGATTACTATTAACTTTACTTAGTTTAATCTTAGTGATTATTGGCCTAACTTGGGGCTTAAGGACTCATCATAACCGTATTTTAATGGAAGAAAAAAAAGATTTCCTTACTGGCTTAAATAATAGGCGTAGTTTTATGGAATATAGTAAAGAATTAAATCTCAAGTCTAATTATTCCATTATCATTTTTGACATCGATTCATTCAAATCAATTAATGATAGATATGGGCACGATGAAGGTGACAAAGTGATCAAAGCCGTCGCCGACATATTTAAAAAATTCGAATCTGAACATATTTTAGTTTCTCGCTACGGCGGAGAAGAGTTTGTACTTTTACTCAATAAAATAACTAAAAATCAAGCTTATCTCATTGCTGAGCTCATTCGTTATAAAGTTGCTAATATTTCACACTTACAGATAAAATTTACCATCAGTGCAGGTATTTATGAATGTACAACCGTAGAAAATAGTTTAGCTGAGGCTATATTTCATGCTGACAAAGCGCTGTATAAAGCTAAAGAAAGTGGTCGAAATAAAGCCGTCATTTATCAAGAATACTTTAAGCAAGTGGACTCCATACTGTAA
- a CDS encoding cellulose synthase subunit BcsC-related outer membrane protein: MSRIRQPLDNGPFRLSHLPWLGSSRAVLVSAMIMASLGHLNSVQAADSVSASVISYQTFHFNSDLSAVNSEQWLVNQLTYAQLLHRPDITQATLERLFAISPNNLAGLKFQAMYFVDIKQLDLAQAILKTMQSQAPKAKETLQLATFLSIYSTHRQDYQQAQLLARAGRPAESLRLYDKIFPQGMPTLALQLEYLSVKDRDPSYWQQVQDGLVQLNQDYPGVPDFQLAWARHTLDGNAQDPAALAMVQQLTLNPLTSGTAAKLWLSNLNEQYITEDVVKQYAILSSYMTGNQEYSNAYLDAQKRLQQEQQRLTDPTYRDKLEGLALVDADRYIAAEPKLLSALSTRPKDPDILGGLGFVYMKTGRQATAVDYFKQAKLYDTNVRSADKWDTLIAESAYWANLDQGDRFLSKGQYAQAQTSYQAAVTLKPESPYAYNSLAELAALQTSYAQSDRYYKQALQHDSVNETALRGRIDNQIQQHGDQAAYRFSQGYTAAQRKVVQDKINALRTTILLADVQQAITIGDKQAATQKINQLLVNPPSSPWDRAAIADALQTTGDPTRANRLMKQWSQDKTQWAQGQEAEMQFAYALYLSRYGQTQQAIAVLDAIPATQRTLSMNNNLVRLKSDLEFQQLSLLMESDPDAAKRKIDQLLLAYQGDPQAEVQLITMEYQLGFEDQAREAAKRLTPDTTWSYATQLDYGRLLLSLQNESQFEAWQTQLAEPSGTPDEVAAYRQQRDMLLAEYALSQQDYQTAESLYRPIAAGKSDDAITAQFALIDIYKVTGNTAATQALVQQIYQQRNGLTGYQSAELASVLNEVGQPQQALELSQQTLTKADAGAIDFRTSMNVAMENQDYSLAQSLAYRSLLSEQTAKQQQEQYQPQREQEQQELGPQQQDLRQLYDDADDNWLTRGVKSDIDHINARHDGYIEFGLDYSGRDSENNAIQIPVEISIPMPKYEGHLLIRTDLVWLDSGDLTYFDKDKGYGSDTTFNAQSQGVELGVGWQAATWSADIGTTPIGFDSQTWVGGLNLSGDLGDFGWKATLSRRSETSSSLSFGGMEVPEIDLDDAGERLKADSTHTGEHWGNVMSTGVKLGASYDVGGPVGFWSSLQYHYLDGVNVEDNTRLALLGGSYWKLISETDRNLSVGLNAMYFHYDKNLSEYAYGYGGYYSPQQYFSLSLPVNWYQRLGKDFSYVLRGSVSNSWSQEDALYGAVGSADSGGGFGYSLEAAMEKRVSKHWYIGLAMDIQRSDFYEPNHGLLYARYTFSDRWQPVEMPVNPLTLYADFD; this comes from the coding sequence ATGTCAAGAATAAGACAACCTTTGGATAACGGCCCATTTAGGCTTAGTCATTTACCGTGGTTGGGCTCATCGCGTGCCGTATTAGTATCAGCTATGATAATGGCGAGTCTTGGGCATCTTAACTCCGTACAGGCGGCAGACTCTGTGTCCGCTTCGGTGATCAGCTACCAGACGTTTCATTTTAATTCCGATTTATCGGCAGTGAACTCAGAGCAATGGTTAGTCAATCAACTGACTTATGCTCAACTGCTGCATCGCCCTGATATTACTCAAGCAACACTGGAACGTCTGTTTGCGATTTCGCCCAATAACCTGGCGGGATTAAAATTTCAAGCCATGTATTTTGTAGATATAAAGCAGCTCGATCTCGCTCAGGCCATTTTAAAAACCATGCAATCTCAAGCGCCGAAAGCGAAAGAGACGTTGCAATTGGCCACTTTTTTATCTATTTATTCCACACATCGTCAAGACTATCAGCAAGCACAGCTGTTAGCTCGGGCTGGTCGTCCGGCGGAGTCTTTGCGGCTTTATGACAAGATTTTCCCACAGGGTATGCCGACCTTAGCATTACAATTGGAGTATTTATCGGTTAAAGATAGAGATCCAAGTTATTGGCAACAAGTGCAAGATGGCTTAGTTCAATTAAATCAAGACTATCCTGGAGTGCCTGATTTTCAACTTGCATGGGCTCGACATACATTAGATGGTAACGCTCAAGATCCTGCTGCGTTAGCCATGGTGCAACAATTAACCTTAAACCCGCTCACCAGTGGAACGGCGGCTAAGCTTTGGCTCTCAAATTTAAATGAGCAATATATTACCGAAGACGTGGTCAAACAATACGCCATTTTATCGAGTTATATGACAGGTAACCAAGAGTATTCGAATGCGTATCTTGATGCTCAAAAAAGGTTACAACAGGAACAACAACGTTTAACCGATCCCACTTACCGCGATAAGTTAGAGGGTCTGGCTTTAGTCGATGCCGACCGTTATATCGCCGCAGAGCCGAAATTGTTAAGCGCCCTGTCTACTCGTCCTAAAGATCCTGACATTCTCGGTGGGTTAGGTTTTGTGTACATGAAAACCGGCCGACAAGCCACAGCAGTCGATTATTTTAAGCAAGCGAAACTTTATGACACTAATGTGCGCTCAGCCGATAAATGGGATACCTTAATCGCAGAATCGGCTTATTGGGCCAATTTAGATCAAGGCGATAGGTTCTTGTCAAAAGGCCAATACGCTCAAGCGCAGACATCGTACCAAGCGGCGGTGACACTCAAGCCCGAATCGCCGTATGCTTATAATTCATTAGCCGAACTTGCCGCTTTGCAAACCTCTTATGCTCAATCGGATCGCTATTATAAACAAGCGTTACAACATGACTCTGTTAATGAAACGGCATTGCGCGGACGAATTGATAACCAAATTCAACAACATGGTGATCAAGCGGCTTATCGCTTTAGTCAAGGCTACACAGCCGCTCAGCGTAAAGTGGTTCAAGATAAAATCAATGCCTTACGCACGACGATATTATTGGCCGACGTTCAGCAAGCGATCACGATAGGGGATAAGCAAGCCGCAACCCAGAAAATCAATCAATTATTAGTCAATCCACCGAGCTCGCCTTGGGATAGGGCCGCGATTGCCGATGCGTTACAAACAACAGGTGATCCTACGCGGGCCAATCGCCTAATGAAGCAATGGTCACAAGACAAAACTCAATGGGCGCAAGGTCAAGAGGCAGAAATGCAATTTGCTTATGCCTTGTATTTATCGCGTTATGGTCAAACCCAACAAGCAATTGCAGTATTAGATGCCATTCCGGCCACTCAACGTACGTTGTCCATGAACAACAACTTGGTTCGTTTAAAAAGCGATCTGGAATTTCAACAATTATCGTTATTGATGGAAAGCGATCCTGATGCCGCAAAACGCAAAATTGATCAATTATTGTTGGCTTATCAAGGTGATCCACAAGCTGAAGTCCAGCTTATTACCATGGAATACCAGCTTGGCTTTGAAGATCAAGCAAGAGAGGCAGCTAAGCGGCTTACTCCTGATACGACCTGGTCTTATGCCACTCAATTAGACTATGGCCGTTTGTTGCTGAGCTTACAAAATGAGTCACAATTTGAAGCATGGCAAACTCAATTAGCCGAGCCAAGTGGGACACCGGATGAGGTTGCGGCCTATCGTCAGCAACGCGACATGTTGTTGGCCGAATATGCGCTTTCTCAACAAGATTATCAAACCGCAGAGTCGCTTTATCGACCGATTGCTGCCGGAAAAAGTGACGACGCCATTACCGCTCAATTTGCGTTAATTGATATTTATAAAGTCACAGGAAATACCGCAGCAACACAAGCGCTTGTTCAACAGATTTATCAGCAGCGCAATGGATTAACTGGTTATCAAAGCGCAGAGTTAGCGAGTGTCTTAAATGAAGTTGGGCAACCTCAACAAGCGTTAGAGTTAAGCCAACAAACCTTGACAAAAGCTGATGCTGGCGCGATCGATTTTCGCACTAGCATGAATGTGGCGATGGAGAATCAAGATTATTCCTTAGCCCAGTCTTTGGCTTATCGATCGTTGCTGAGTGAGCAAACCGCTAAGCAGCAACAAGAGCAATATCAGCCACAACGAGAACAAGAGCAACAAGAACTAGGTCCGCAACAACAAGATTTACGTCAACTGTACGATGACGCTGATGATAATTGGCTGACCCGAGGGGTTAAATCCGATATTGATCATATTAATGCTCGCCATGATGGTTACATTGAATTTGGGCTTGATTACAGTGGCCGTGATAGTGAAAACAACGCCATTCAAATTCCAGTTGAAATCAGCATCCCCATGCCCAAATACGAGGGACATTTATTGATTCGTACCGATCTTGTGTGGTTAGACTCGGGAGACTTGACCTATTTTGATAAAGACAAAGGCTATGGCAGCGATACCACATTCAATGCGCAATCACAGGGTGTGGAATTGGGGGTTGGCTGGCAAGCGGCAACGTGGTCGGCGGATATAGGTACCACACCTATAGGCTTTGATTCACAAACTTGGGTCGGAGGGCTTAATTTATCGGGTGATCTTGGTGATTTTGGTTGGAAAGCCACGTTATCCCGACGCTCCGAAACCAGCAGCTCTTTATCGTTTGGTGGGATGGAGGTGCCGGAGATCGATTTAGATGATGCCGGTGAGCGTCTTAAAGCCGACAGTACTCATACTGGTGAGCATTGGGGGAATGTCATGAGCACTGGAGTGAAGTTAGGTGCCAGTTATGATGTGGGTGGGCCAGTTGGGTTTTGGTCAAGCTTACAATATCATTATCTGGATGGGGTTAACGTCGAGGACAATACCCGCCTAGCCTTACTTGGAGGCAGCTATTGGAAACTCATTTCAGAGACAGACCGCAACTTGAGTGTGGGCCTCAATGCCATGTATTTTCATTATGATAAAAACTTAAGTGAATACGCTTATGGTTATGGCGGCTACTACAGTCCACAACAGTATTTTTCGCTGTCATTGCCAGTCAACTGGTATCAACGGCTAGGAAAAGATTTTTCTTATGTGCTCAGAGGCTCAGTGTCTAATTCATGGTCACAAGAAGATGCGTTATATGGCGCAGTAGGCAGCGCTGATAGTGGTGGGGGCTTTGGTTATTCATTAGAAGCGGCAATGGAAAAACGCGTAAGTAAGCATTGGTATATTGGCTTGGCAATGGATATTCAACGCTCGGATTTTTATGAGCCAAATCATGGCTTATTGTATGCTCGATATACATTCAGCGATCGTTGGCAGCCGGTTGAAATGCCTGTCAATCCACTGACTTTATACGCAGATTTTGATTAA
- the speA gene encoding biosynthetic arginine decarboxylase: MENCLNLEQIRANYNVRHWSQGFYGINDAGEMTVSPRAGQEQIQVPLSAIVKQMEARHLTLPALVRFPQILHQRVHNVCDAFNQAIEEYHYSNRYLLVYPIKVNQQKEVVDEILASQKELEQKQLGLEAGSKPELLAVLALAQQASSVIVCNGYKDREYIRLALIGEKLGHKVFIVLEKLSELDLVLSEAKSLGVTPRMGLRIRLASQGAGKWQSSGGEKSKFGLSASQVLTVINRLKAEDQLATLQLVHFHLGSQMANIRDVRNGVSEAARFYCELRDIGAQLEYMDVGGGLAVDYDGTRSQSHSSMNYGLAEYARNIVATIGDICQLYHQPEPTIISESGRSLTAHHAVLITNVIGTESYKPEEILAPELDAPTLLHNMWRNWEILSQGTDDRALIEIYNDTQSDLAEAHSQFATGVINLQHRAWAEQVCLRICYELRQQLNNKNRFHRPILDELNERLADKFFVNFSLFQSLPDAWGIDQVFPVMPLTNLNQVEQTRAVMLDITCDSDGVVDQYVDGQGIETTLPVPRWDKDTPYLMGFFLVGAYQEILGDMHNLFGDSHSVVVKVNEQGEPEIVSVNEGDTVEDMLRYVHIDVDDIRRNYRELVASRVASGEQEAILAELEQGLSGYTYLEDI, translated from the coding sequence GTGGAAAATTGTTTGAACCTAGAACAAATTCGTGCCAACTACAACGTTCGCCATTGGAGCCAAGGCTTTTATGGCATTAATGATGCAGGAGAAATGACGGTTTCCCCACGTGCAGGGCAAGAACAGATTCAAGTGCCTTTAAGTGCGATAGTAAAGCAAATGGAAGCGCGTCATTTAACGCTGCCAGCGTTGGTTCGTTTTCCACAAATCCTACATCAACGTGTTCACAATGTGTGTGATGCGTTTAATCAAGCGATTGAAGAATACCATTATAGTAACCGCTATTTGTTGGTTTATCCGATCAAAGTAAACCAACAAAAAGAAGTGGTTGATGAAATATTAGCCAGCCAAAAAGAGCTTGAACAAAAGCAACTTGGTTTAGAAGCGGGCAGTAAACCGGAGTTGCTTGCCGTATTAGCGTTAGCTCAGCAAGCCAGCTCGGTCATTGTATGTAATGGTTACAAAGACCGTGAATACATTCGCCTGGCCTTAATTGGTGAGAAATTAGGGCATAAAGTGTTTATCGTGTTAGAGAAACTCTCAGAGCTCGATCTGGTGTTATCTGAAGCCAAATCATTAGGCGTAACACCGCGTATGGGCTTGCGTATTCGTTTAGCATCACAAGGTGCAGGTAAATGGCAATCGAGCGGCGGCGAAAAATCAAAATTTGGTTTATCAGCAAGCCAAGTATTAACTGTGATCAATCGCTTAAAAGCCGAAGATCAATTAGCGACCTTACAATTAGTGCATTTTCATTTAGGTTCACAAATGGCCAATATACGTGATGTGCGTAATGGGGTGAGTGAAGCGGCCCGTTTTTACTGCGAATTACGTGATATTGGTGCGCAGCTGGAATACATGGATGTTGGTGGTGGTTTGGCGGTGGATTACGATGGTACACGTAGCCAGTCTCACAGTTCCATGAACTACGGTTTGGCAGAATACGCTCGTAATATCGTGGCAACCATTGGTGATATTTGCCAGTTGTACCACCAACCAGAACCGACCATTATTTCAGAATCAGGTCGTTCATTAACCGCGCACCATGCGGTATTGATCACCAATGTGATAGGCACTGAAAGTTATAAGCCAGAAGAGATTTTAGCGCCAGAGTTGGACGCACCAACGCTACTGCATAACATGTGGCGTAATTGGGAAATTTTGTCACAAGGCACCGATGATCGTGCTTTGATTGAGATATACAACGATACACAAAGTGATTTAGCTGAAGCACATAGCCAGTTTGCGACCGGTGTGATCAACTTGCAGCATCGTGCTTGGGCAGAGCAAGTGTGTTTACGTATTTGTTATGAACTACGTCAGCAATTGAATAATAAAAATCGGTTTCATCGCCCAATTTTAGATGAATTGAACGAGCGTTTGGCAGATAAGTTTTTCGTGAACTTCTCTTTGTTTCAATCGTTGCCGGATGCGTGGGGGATTGATCAGGTGTTTCCTGTGATGCCACTTACTAATTTGAATCAAGTCGAACAAACGCGTGCCGTGATGCTCGACATTACTTGTGATTCCGATGGCGTAGTAGACCAATATGTGGATGGTCAAGGCATTGAAACCACGCTGCCAGTACCTCGTTGGGATAAAGACACCCCGTATTTAATGGGCTTTTTCCTGGTCGGGGCGTATCAAGAAATTCTTGGTGATATGCATAACTTATTTGGTGATAGTCATTCGGTTGTGGTGAAGGTGAATGAACAAGGTGAGCCAGAAATTGTCTCGGTTAATGAAGGCGATACGGTAGAAGATATGTTGCGTTATGTGCATATCGATGTTGATGATATTCGTCGTAACTATCGTGAGTTGGTGGCAAGCCGTGTTGCAAGTGGTGAACAAGAAGCGATCTTAGCAGAATTAGAGCAGGGACTTTCGGGTTACACCTATTTGGAAGATATTTAA
- a CDS encoding mechanosensitive ion channel domain-containing protein — MRYYLSFLLILACAFSNISLAQTSPSTSQNKDQEEASLSQSEIIQISDNMKALADKAKTLKGERLSIIQLEIYNMNEKLRNELRNAVEKESSNNEFLIQQIQLQTQYYQFYLSYIEKKLNTLQTDIEQASKEDRLLMQIPMNELRVAQAALYSEQYQNYAWLQSLGVNVDQSLEDFKIQLQDLSHYTSAALNYALTHKESLQKQLEGLPAAQVDKINLEISYLQRDINTYSRALSRLADTADALDINTVELRHELFTATGDITHDLLSWAVLKSTIVSWGGQFNSWFIKNSPNMVFNVFMFMLIMVIARVLSKIVLHILSRAVKAPHLKLSNLMQQFILSMSVKLIFCVALLIALAQVGLDLTPVIAGLGVAGIIIGFALQDTLSNFASGMMLLIYRPFDEGDWINAAGVEGTVSDVSLVNTTIRTFDNEVLIVPNSKIWMEVIINRTYEKVRRVDMVFGIGYNDSIPEAEKIFAEILAADERVLKTPAPIIKVNTLGESSVDFIVRPWVRTEDYVDVMRDCTREVKMRFDAAGINIPYPQRDVHLHISNSDDFIFANKKSSN, encoded by the coding sequence ATGAGATATTATTTAAGTTTTTTACTCATTTTGGCATGTGCATTCTCAAACATTTCTTTGGCACAAACCTCGCCTTCCACCAGCCAAAATAAAGATCAAGAAGAAGCCAGCTTAAGCCAGTCTGAGATCATTCAGATCAGCGATAACATGAAGGCATTAGCAGATAAAGCAAAAACGTTAAAAGGCGAAAGGCTCTCTATTATTCAACTTGAAATTTATAATATGAATGAAAAGTTGCGTAATGAATTAAGAAATGCGGTGGAAAAAGAGTCGTCGAATAACGAGTTTCTAATTCAACAAATTCAATTACAAACCCAGTATTACCAATTTTACCTTTCTTATATCGAAAAAAAGCTGAACACATTACAAACCGACATTGAACAAGCGAGTAAAGAAGACCGCCTATTAATGCAGATCCCAATGAATGAATTACGGGTGGCGCAAGCGGCGTTGTATTCTGAGCAATATCAAAATTATGCTTGGTTGCAATCATTAGGTGTCAATGTTGATCAATCGCTGGAAGATTTTAAAATTCAGCTGCAAGATTTATCACACTACACTTCCGCAGCGCTCAATTACGCGTTAACCCATAAGGAATCATTGCAAAAGCAATTAGAAGGTTTGCCCGCAGCCCAAGTCGATAAAATTAATTTAGAAATCTCTTATTTACAGCGTGATATTAATACCTACAGCCGCGCGTTATCTCGCCTTGCTGATACGGCGGATGCTCTGGACATCAACACCGTTGAATTAAGACATGAACTGTTTACGGCTACCGGTGATATTACGCATGATCTACTCAGTTGGGCGGTATTAAAATCCACTATCGTCAGTTGGGGTGGTCAATTTAATTCGTGGTTCATTAAAAATAGCCCCAACATGGTTTTTAATGTCTTCATGTTTATGCTCATCATGGTGATTGCGAGAGTATTGTCCAAAATAGTTCTGCATATTCTTTCTCGAGCGGTGAAAGCGCCCCACTTAAAACTTAGTAATTTAATGCAACAGTTTATTTTATCGATGTCGGTAAAATTGATTTTTTGCGTTGCCTTATTGATTGCGCTCGCACAAGTTGGACTCGATTTAACCCCAGTGATTGCCGGTCTTGGTGTCGCTGGTATTATCATTGGTTTTGCCTTGCAAGATACCCTATCCAACTTTGCTTCTGGCATGATGCTGTTAATTTATCGTCCGTTCGATGAAGGCGATTGGATTAATGCAGCGGGAGTGGAAGGTACGGTCAGTGATGTGAGTTTGGTAAATACCACCATTCGAACGTTTGATAATGAAGTCCTGATTGTTCCTAACTCTAAAATCTGGATGGAAGTGATCATCAACCGAACCTATGAAAAAGTGCGTCGTGTCGACATGGTGTTTGGGATTGGTTATAACGACTCCATTCCTGAAGCTGAAAAGATTTTTGCTGAAATTCTAGCGGCAGACGAACGAGTCTTAAAAACACCGGCCCCCATTATTAAAGTCAATACCTTAGGGGAATCTTCAGTCGATTTCATCGTTAGACCTTGGGTACGCACTGAAGACTACGTTGATGTGATGCGAGATTGCACCCGAGAAGTCAAAATGCGCTTTGATGCTGCTGGTATTAATATTCCTTACCCACAACGAGATGTTCATCTTCATATCAGTAATAGTGATGATTTCATATTTGCCAATAAAAAATCGTCCAATTAA
- the speB gene encoding agmatinase encodes MSQFDDLFSKPDYSLYSNSMSFVRRPMVQNPVQADADVVVLGVPFDMATSGRSGARMGPDAIRRASVNLAWESKKFPWDFNLFQHTNVVDAGDLVFDCGDAEDLTQRLEAAATDIISSGKTLLSLGGDHFVTLPLLRAHAKKYGEMALIHFDAHTDTYSNGSRYDHGTMFYHAPKEGLISREHSVQIGIRTEYKQQGHGFNVINAMEANDLSASEMVEKIKAIVGDKPVYLTFDIDCLDPAFAPGTGTPVCGGMTSDKVLKIIRNLQGINLVGMDVVEVSPAYDQSDITALAGATIALDLLYLWTQQHIAK; translated from the coding sequence ATGAGCCAATTTGATGATCTGTTTAGCAAGCCAGATTACTCGCTGTACTCAAACTCAATGAGCTTTGTACGTCGCCCTATGGTGCAAAATCCCGTACAAGCTGACGCAGATGTGGTGGTACTAGGTGTACCGTTTGATATGGCAACATCTGGACGTTCGGGCGCACGTATGGGGCCAGATGCCATTCGACGCGCATCGGTAAATTTAGCGTGGGAGAGCAAGAAGTTTCCATGGGATTTTAATTTATTCCAACACACCAATGTGGTGGATGCGGGCGATTTAGTGTTTGATTGTGGGGATGCAGAAGATCTCACACAACGTTTGGAAGCCGCGGCAACCGACATTATCAGCAGTGGTAAAACGTTATTAAGTTTAGGTGGCGATCATTTCGTGACTTTGCCTTTATTGCGTGCACATGCGAAAAAATACGGTGAGATGGCGTTAATTCATTTTGATGCTCATACGGATACTTACAGCAATGGCAGTCGCTACGATCACGGCACTATGTTTTATCATGCGCCGAAAGAAGGGCTGATTTCACGTGAGCATTCAGTGCAAATTGGTATTCGCACGGAATATAAGCAACAAGGCCACGGCTTTAATGTGATTAATGCCATGGAAGCGAATGATCTTTCTGCCAGTGAGATGGTAGAGAAAATCAAAGCGATAGTGGGTGATAAACCCGTGTATCTCACCTTTGATATTGATTGCTTAGATCCTGCTTTTGCTCCGGGAACCGGTACGCCAGTATGCGGTGGCATGACCTCAGATAAAGTGTTGAAAATTATCCGTAACTTACAAGGTATTAATTTAGTGGGTATGGATGTGGTGGAAGTGTCACCGGCTTACGATCAAAGTGACATTACGGCGCTAGCGGGCGCAACGATTGCGTTAGATTTGTTGTATTTATGGACTCAACAACACATAGCTAAATAA